From Spea bombifrons isolate aSpeBom1 chromosome 6, aSpeBom1.2.pri, whole genome shotgun sequence, a single genomic window includes:
- the LOC128500468 gene encoding fibroleukin-like: protein MALGLPYSKNMLYVVLLVLLLDLEAVGSESPDCGDKREDPACLDLLVAMPSSDSNCERPEGCKLHFLLPDEQPTAEGLKELQHELNQEFKQTLKETGGDGGGKQQNSKPKSVSDRLNLVESNLISLTSKLQKLQEDGKVNLSKIEDRLNSLVVLLLGILSGCELPCNESVQKLSMLENRRLKTLETKEDPPLTVKGVANTGLPVESSERLFPKDCAEIYKQGIRDNGIYTIQPISQRQPFEAYCDMATDGGGWTVFQRRLDGSVDFNCTWQEYKQGFGSLQGEHWLGNENLHSLTRVGQHSLRIELEDWYGVKRHAIYRKFKVASEQNKYKLTAREYQGNAGNALSYSRNYNHDHKYFTTHDSDNDNYPSGNCGTYYGSGWWFDACLAANLNGKYHKGRYSGVTNGIYWGTWYILTDKRTKQKYSFKKIEMKTRILNV from the exons ATGGCGTTGGGATTGCCCTACTCCAAGAACATGTTGTACGTGGTTCTTCTTGTTCTGCTGTTGGACTTGGAGGCAGTTGGGTCTGAAAGTCCTGACTGTGGCGACAAGAGAGAAGACCCTGCTTGCTTAGACCTTCTTGTGGCCATGCCATCATCAGACTCCAACTGTGAAAGACCTGAGGGGTGCAAGCTTCACTTTCTCCTTCCAGATGAGCAACCAACAGCAGAAGGGTTGAAGGAACTACAGCATGAACTCAATCAGGAGTTCAAACAGACCCTGAAAGAAACTGGAGGTGACGGCGGAGGCAAGCAGCAGAACTCCAAACCCAAGAGTGTGTCGGACAGACTGAACCTTGTGGAGTCCAACCTCATCTCTTTGACCTCTAAACTGCAGAAGTTACAGGAAGATGGTAAAGTGAACCTGAGCAAGATAGAAGATCGACTCAACTCGCTGGTGGTTCTCCTCCTAGGGATCTTATCTGGGTGTGAATTGCCCTGCAACGAGTCTGTCCAGAAATTATCTATGCTAG AAAACCGACGCCTCAAGACACTTGAAACAAAGGAGGACCCCCCATTGACTGTGAagggtgttgcaaacacaggttTACCAG TTGAATCTTCAGAAAGACTGTTTCCCAAGGATTGTGCAGAGATCTACAAGCAAGGAATCCGAGACAATGGAATCTATACCATACAGCCGATATCCCAAAGACAGCCGTTCGAG gCATATTGTGACATGGCGACGGATGGTGGAGGTTGGACCGTCTTCCAGAGAAGACTAGACGGCTCGGTAGATTTCAACTGTACCTGGCAGGAATACAAGCAGGGATTTGGTAGCCTCCAAGGCGAACATTGGCTGGGAAATGAAAACTTACACAGCTTAACTAGAGTTGGTCAACACTCACTGCGAATTGAGCTAGAAGATTGGTACGGTGTCAAGAGGCATGCCATCTATCGGAAGTTCAAAGTGGCCAgtgaacaaaacaaatacaaactgACGGCCAGAGAGTACCAAGGTAACGCCGGCAATGCCCTGAGCTACAGTCGGAACTACAATCACGATCACAAATATTTCACAACGCACGACAGCGACAACGACAATTACCCGTCTGGGAACTGCGGCACTTACTACGGCTCGGGCTGGTGGTTTGATGCCTGCTTGGCTGCCAACTTAAATGGGAAGTATCACAAGGGCAGGTACAGCGGAGTAACCAATGGTATTTACTGGGGTACGTGGTATATTCTGACCGATAAGAGGACGAAGCAGAAGTATTCCTTCAAGAAAATAGAAATGAAAACCAGAATTCTAAATGTGTGA